The Vibrio tarriae genome includes the window TTCAATTTCACGTCGACAGCAATTCCGATGTGAATGACTTACTGAAAAAGGTCTCACAAGGCGAGTTACTGTTTACTATGGCCGACTCTGTTGAGGTGTCGCTTTCTCAACGCATCTATCCTGAACTGGCAGCGGCATTTGAATTAACCGAAGATCAGCCGATCTCATGGTTTATCCGCCGTTCCGACGATGAAAGTCTGTATGCCTTAATGATTGAATTCTTTGGCAATCTCAAGCAATCGGGCTATTTGGCGTCTTTGGAAGAAAAATACATCGGCCATATCGGTGCCTTTGATTATGTCGATACCCGCGCCTTTATTCGCGCGCTGGATACTCGATTACCTCGATGGACACCTCTCTTTCAAAAGTACTCGGCAGAGTTTGATTGGCGCTTAGTTGCAGCGCTTGCGTATCAGGAATCGCACTGGAATCCGTACGCAAAATCGCCCACAGGTGTCCGTGGTTTGATGATGTTGACACTTCCAACCGCGCGCAGCGTAGGGGTAAGCGATCGCCTCGATCCAGAACAGTCGATTCGTGGCGGTGTGGAATACCTGCGGCGTATGATGGAACGCGTTCCTGATTCGATTTCCGAACATGAAAAAATTTGGTTTGCCTTAGCCTCTTACAACATTGGCTACGGACATATGATGGATGCGCGGCGCTTAACCAAAAGCCAAGGCGCAGATCCTGACTCATGGGCGGATGTGAAAGATCGCCTGCCGCAGTTACAGCAGAAAAAATATTTCACTCAAACCCGCTATGGTTATGCGCGTGGCGATGAGGCACGCAGCTATGTAGAAAACATCCGCCGTTACTACCAAAGCATCATCGGCCATCTTGAGCAGCGTCAATTGGCGACAGGCGATGAAAGCATTGAAGATCTTGCCGTGATTGCTCTTGATGACGAGTTTTTCAATGAAGAAACCAGCCGTGAAGCTTTGGATGAAGAAGCGGTAACACTCGAATCTGATTCACTTGAAAGTAGTGAATCTAGCGCCGAGCCATCTGCCAAGCCATCCACTGAGAGCAAAAATTAGCCACTTGATTTTTAGGAAGAAAACACGTAAATCAATGTGTGAATTAAATCGCTTTCCTGTTGTCAGAAACAGGTAACATTCCAATGCAATAATAAAGCAGATCGATAAGCGATTTATTAGGTTCCCTGACGTTAAGTAGTCAGGGTTTTTATGTCAGTCAGTCGTAGGAGGGTGTTTTATGTTGAGACGTAAACGTCAATCAAAACTCCTGAACAAAACCGTATCCGCTAACCGCAGACGCCGTATGCTGGCCAATAGCAAGAAAAAAGTCTTGGCTCGTCACCGTGCGTTCGTCCAGTTAAGCTGCTAGATACCACTCGAATGGCAAACATCATTGTCGATGTTTGCCAAAGATTTACTTCTTTTC containing:
- the mltF gene encoding membrane-bound lytic murein transglycosylase MltF, translated to MTPFAYKFPVRALWLGLLSLLLVGCQIDSEPKSELEKIRERGVLRVGTLNNPLSYYIGPDGPTGLDYELAREFAKELGVKLEMKPAYRLSSLFPALKNGEVDIIAAGLSQSEQRLKDFRAGPAYYYVSQQVVYKKGDWRPRSFKQLVERQQALLKDNPELSFFSVVDDSHFEHTLLAKQQKYPDFQFHVDSNSDVNDLLKKVSQGELLFTMADSVEVSLSQRIYPELAAAFELTEDQPISWFIRRSDDESLYALMIEFFGNLKQSGYLASLEEKYIGHIGAFDYVDTRAFIRALDTRLPRWTPLFQKYSAEFDWRLVAALAYQESHWNPYAKSPTGVRGLMMLTLPTARSVGVSDRLDPEQSIRGGVEYLRRMMERVPDSISEHEKIWFALASYNIGYGHMMDARRLTKSQGADPDSWADVKDRLPQLQQKKYFTQTRYGYARGDEARSYVENIRRYYQSIIGHLEQRQLATGDESIEDLAVIALDDEFFNEETSREALDEEAVTLESDSLESSESSAEPSAKPSTESKN